GCGACTTCGACGGACTTCCCAGCCAGTATGCTCAAAACGGCAGCAATTTCTGCCCGTGGCGTGGAAATGACTTTTCAATCTGGACGCCAGTCTTACCGGGTGCTGGGGGGAATTGATTTAGAAATTCAACCAGGCCAAATTCAGCTTTTGATGGGACCTTCTGGTTCGGGCAAAACCACCTTGTTATCTATCCTGGCTGGTATCCTGACACCTACAGCCGGCAGTGTCAAGCTGTTGGGAACAGAAATTACTCAGCTTTCGGCCAAGGAACTAGCCCAATTCCGGCTCAAGCATATTGGCTTTGTGTTTCAGGGGTTTAATCTCTTCCCAGCCCTGACGACGTTGGAAAATGTCGAACTGGCCTTAAATTTACATGGGATTAAGGGACGACCCGCCCGCCTAGAAGCCCAACTTCTGCTCGAACAAGTGGGATTAGCCGATAAGCTCTCGCTGAAGCCACGGGATCTTTCTGGGGGGCAAAAGCAGCGGGTGGCGATCGCCCGCGCCTTGGCAGGACACCCAAAGTTAATTATGGCGGATGAACCGACGGCTTCTCTTGACTCCCACAGTGGCCATGCGGTGATTAAGCTGCTCCAGCAATTGGCGAAGGAACGGCAGGCAACTGTGCTGATTGTGACCCATGATCCCCGGATTATGGATGTGGCCGATCGGATTGCCTATCTGGAGGATGGCCTGATTCAGCCTGGAGTTGGCTAATAATATCTCGTAGGGTGGCCTCAACGCTGCGGGGCTGCCAACCCAGTTCGCGTCTGGCTTTGCTGCTATCGACCCGCACGCAGCGATCGTAGAGATAATGCACCCGTTCCCGACTCAGGGGTGGGTTCCAATTGAATAACCGGCCAATCACCTCTAACAGATTGCCGGCAAGGCGCACCACGGGTTCGGGAATGTCCCTAGGGGGCGCAATTCCGGTCGCATCGCTCAGGATCGCAAACATTTCCCGCAGGGAGCAATCGCCACTCGACAGAATATAATGGGCACCGGGTTGGCCCCGTTCCCCTGCCAACAGCATTCCCCTTACCAGATCATCCACATGAACAATGCCGGTCAGACGATCGCCCCCCGGCCAGAATTTGAGACGCCCCGACAGGAACAGCCGCAATACGGGGCCAAAGTGGGGGTCATCCGCACCAAAGATACCTGATGGCAGGACGCTGACCACGGGTAACCCGGCTTGGGCCGCCTGATCAACGAGTTGCTGCGCCTCGTATTTGGTACGATCGTAGGCCGAGGAAAAGCCTACCTGCTGGCGCTGGAAGTCTTCATTCACAACGCGACCCTGGGTATCCCCATAGATACCGATCGTGCTGCAATAGAGCAATTTCGGTGGTGTTGGGCGGCGACGGGCTACCGCTTCGAGGGCGGCTAACACGGCGCGGGTTCCCTCGACATTGGTCTGCGTCATCAGGGCGGCATCAACTAACCCCAGTTCAACGCAGGCGGCGGTATGGAAAACGGCATCTACCTCAGCCATAGCGGTTTCCAGGGCGGCGCGATCGGTAATGTCACCATAGGCCAAGGAAACCGGAACATCACGCAAACGAGCAAGATTACTGGTGGGCCGTACCCACCCCACCACGGTTGCCCCTTCGCGAACAAGGGCCTTCACCAGATGGGAACCTGTAAACCCATTGGCACCGGTGACCAGCGCAGTTTGAATCATTGCAGGGGGTTATGCGTGGGCCTTTTCAAAGGCAGCACGGTTTTCGTACACCGTAAAGATACGATCGACATTAGTAATCTGAAACAGCATTTTCGTCTGGTCGTTGAGGGAGCAGAGATAGAGTTGTTTACCAGCTTCTCGAATGTGTTTATACGATCGCACCAATTCACCTAACCCCGATGAGTCGGTAAAGGTCACCCCTGAAAAGTCAATCAAAATGATCTCAATATCACTGTTGAGGCTGTCATTGATGTCTTGTCGCACCGTACCCGCACGGGCACGATCGAAGATGCCGACAGGTTCAATGACTTTTACTTTGCCTGTTTCCATGCCGATCTATTACTCCTTAGGGCATCTAGGTGGTCCTGATGCGATCGCTCGGATGCACAATGCAAACTGGGATCAATCATAGCGGTGAGGGAGAATTTGGGAAGGTGTGGGATTTTAGATTTTAGAGTTCAGATTTTAGATTTTATTATTTTTTCATTTTTTAGAGGGGAGCGGTGATCTGGCGAACAACGGTCCAGGCGGAGTAGCTAACGCCAGCGGTGCCTTCGCCAGGATGGGTGGAATCCCCCACGAGCCAGAGGCCAGAGATGGGGGTACGATTGGCAAAGCCAAAGGGGCCAAAGCTGCTGGGACGCTGGGCAATCCCCCCGACGATGCCCCGATCGCGCCCAGTATAGCGGGCAAAGGTGCGGGGGGTTGCGGCTTCGCAATGGATCAGGGTGTCGGGGGTCAGGTGGAAAAATTGGCTCAGGTGGGAGAGGGCCGTGGCCTGGTACTGGTGTTTGAGGGCGGCATAATCGGCACAGTGCCACCACAGGTCGGGATCGGTGAAACTGGAGGCAATAATGGTAGCCTGACCAGCGGGGGCACGGCCATCGCCCGGTTGACTAACGGAGATGAAGAGAGAGTTGTTTTCGGCGATCGGGCCGTCGCGATCGTAGAGGAACTGAAGGTGGGGTGGACAGTCCAGGGGAATCGCAGCCTGATCAACCCCCAGGTACAGCACAAAGGCACCGGATGCAGGGGGCAGTTTCGCCACGCGGTGTTGGTAGTTCCGGTCTAGGGGAGACGTTAGGGAACCCTTACGACCATCGGGATGGGGATGGAGTAGCTGGAGGAGGTTTTGCACCGTGACATTGGCAACGATCGCGCCTGCATACTCAGTTCGCAAGGTGCCCGTTTTGCGATCGCGCACAACGACACCCACGGCCCGCCCCTGCTCAGTGAGAATCTGCTCAACGGCTTGTCCCAGGTGTAATTGCCCACCCCATTGGCCCAGGGCGGTCACCAGGCGATCGCTGAGAACCTGCATACTGCCCTTGAGGTGAAAGAGGCCGTGGGGGGTTTGGGATAGCCCCAGGGCAGTGGCGGCATAGAGCAGGGCGGTTTCGTCGGCTTCCACCTGGGAGTAGAGTTTTAATTGCAGATCTAGGAACCGTTTTAACCGCCATTGATTGTCCAACCCGTACAAACGCAAGGCATCCCCCACCGTCATCAAGGTAAAAGGAGCGGTGATGAGCGTATCGGGGCGCACGGCCTGGAGCAGTTGACCCAGGTCCCACAGGTTCCGGGGTGGCAAAATGGGGTCGCGTTCCTGGAATGCCCAACTGGCCTGAAAGAGGGTGTCGAGCAACTGCCAGAAACGCTCGCTCCCTGGGAATTGCCGTACCCGTTCCTGTTGCCACAGGCGGCGATCGCGCCACACTGAAATCGGTTCCGCTTCCCCTGGCAGATAAACAGCACAGGCCGGATCACAGGGGCTGGCATCGGGTAAATCTACCCCTAATTCGGTAAAAATCCGGTGGTGAATCCCCCCCGGCTCCAACCCTGCCACCTGGGTAGCTCCCACATCAAAGGTAAACCCCCGCCGCCGGAAGGTAGACGCACAGCCCCCCGGCACCCAGGCTTGCTCCAGCACCTGCACCGAATACCCGCGTTTAGCCAGTAAAGCCGCCGCCGTCAATCCCCCAATCCCCGCTCCAATCACGATCGCGGTGGGACGGGGATTCCGCCCAGCCGCTGTTGAGGAGTGAGAGACAGCCGTCATAACACCTTCATATTTCTTAACGCTTCCTGTTTAACCTTATCGCAGTCCTTGCCGTTTGGGAGTAGCTTGGCACGGGCGATCGAGGCGCAGGCGATCGAGTTTGCGCCGGTTTACTCCTATGATGGACGCAGGAGAGTTATGAACAGGTAAGCCGTGCTATGAGTTGTCGTCTTTGGACTGTTTGGAACCGCCTTCGGCCTTGGTTAGTCATGGCTTTGTGGGGCCTCTGTCTGTGGGCGCTCAGTCCGGCTAGCCTCACTTGGGCGGCTGATTACAACAAGGAATTTTTAGTGGGAGCGGATTTTTCCCATCAGGATTTGACCGATTCCAGCTTTACCAGTGCTAACCTGCGCAACAGCGACCTGAGTGGCAGTAATCTTCAGGGAGTGAGCCTCTTCGGGGCCAATCTGGACAGTGCGAATCTGACCGGGGCGGATCTGCGGGCAGCCTTGATCGATAATGCCCGTTTGACGAATGCTAACCTGACCAATGCCGTTTTAGAAGGGGCTTCGGCGGCCAATGCCCGGTTTAATGGAGCCACGATCGCGGGGGCTGACTTTACTGATGTCTTGATGCGTCCGGATATGGAAGTGTACCTCTGTGGCATTGCCACGGGCACCAACCCCATCACAGGACGGCAAACCCGCGATACCCTCAATTGCGATTAATCATTAGGATGTCACATTCAGACCGAGTTTGCCTCACCTAGATGGGTGAAAATATGGGCGACCACTTGCTGGGCTTTACGATCCAGGGCGTCCCAATCCACTTCGCCGTCTTCATCAAGGAGATCGGTATCAATTTCAACGTGTTGGTCACGTTCGCGTAGTGTTTCGATCAGCATCTCAGGTTGAAGCACACCGAGATCGGGATAGTTGCGGAAACAAACTTGGAATTGTAATTGCCACAGATCGATACTGACCTGCCGTCCAGTCTGTTTAGAAGTCAATAGATAGCCAGGATGGGGAGTGGGGAGTTGGGCGAGGGTATGTTCAAGTGCAACCGCAGCGTCAGGTTCGGCGTGGCGTAATTGCTGCTGGAGTTCAATCACTTGCTGTTTTTCGGCCTCGGTGGTTGCCTCTGGCCAGACAGCCCAATCTTGCCCTTGCCAGTCGATGCTTTGCTCCAGGTGTTTGCGCAAATTGTCAACGAGGCGGATTAACGCTGGCTGGAGCAGTAGATTGGCTTGTTCCCAGGCGGTCACACTAGCAAACTTCAGCACCATGCTGTTTCCCCTTCAGGAAATACGTCATCATGTCTCCCCGACCCTTGACCTGAATCATACCGCGTTCCTCAAACACATAGGTACTCTGGAGGCGATCGTAGACGGCTTGGGTCACCTGAATACTGTTTACCCGGCCTTGGGATTCCATGCGACTGGCCACATTCACGGCATCGCCCCATAGGTCATAGATAAACTTTTTGATGCCAATCACGCCCGCCACTACGGGTCCGGTATTGATGCCAATGCGCAGGTGAAAGGGTTGGCCGTCAGTCCGTTGGAATTGCCCGATCGCCTGTTGCATATCCAGGGCCATATCGGCGACGGCTTCGGTATGGTTGGCCTGGGGCAGGGGCAGGCCACCGACGGCCATATAGGCATCCCCGATCGTCTTAATTTTTTCCAGCCCATGCTTTTCCGCCAGTTGATCAAAGGTCGAAAAGATTTGATTGAGCAAATCGACGAGATCAGTTGGTGACATTTGGCTAGCAAGGCCGCTAAAGTCCACCAGGTCAGCAAAGAGGATGGTAGCCTCTTCAAAACGTTGCGCAATCGTCTGGGGACTTTCTTTCAACTGGGCCACGATCGTTGCTGGCAGGATATTGAGTAACAGTCGTTCCGATTTCTCCTGCTCTAGCCGGAGGGCGGCTTCGGAGGCTTTGCGGCTCTGGATTTCTGTCCACACCCGCTGGTACATTTGCTCAAAGGCGACCATGACCTCACCTAGCTCATCCCGACGATGGGTGGGCAAGGTGTGGAAATGGGCCATATATTCATCACGATTCAGGGCTTCCCCGGCCAGGATGAGATTATCCCGTAGGCGCAAAATCGGGGTAATCACAATGACACCTAGGACCACCATTGTGGTGAGGGTGACGACCAGGGAAATAATCACGACTAACCCGGTAATGCGCCCGGCAAAGGCCATCAGTTCCCGCGGGACGGAGGTGGCGTCAACTCGGAGGATGAGGGCGTGCTGGTTGTCGATCATCGCAGCGGGCCAAGCGACATCCAGGCGGGTTCCGGCGGCATTGAGTTGCCGAACTTCCTGCTGTCCTGCTTGAAAATTTGGATAGCCGAGTTCCGGCACTTCCCCAAAGGTTGCAACCGGTTGTCCCTGGCGGTCATATACGGCTGCCCCCAGTATTTCGGTGTTCTCGGTCAGGAATTTGACTTTATCAATCACCTCTGAGGTCGAGACTTCCTGCTGCATGGTGGCTCGTTTTAGAGAAGTCACTGTCGCGACCGCCACTTCCCCTAATTGCTGGAGCAGTTCGCGCTCCCGCCGGTAGTAGGAGGGGATAAAAATGATGACTTCGATCGCCACAATGCTCAAAAAAACCCAGGCCGTAATCTGCCAAGAAAGACGAGCCTTACACAGTCCCAGGAGCGTACTCAACTGACGTGACATGGACTTTCCTCACCAACTGTGGATGATTTCGGGGACAATTTGGGGACACCCTGGGCCAAAAGGGAAGGTAACTGTACTTTCAACATTCTGCTGGTTGGGGCATCGTTACCGCAGGGGAATCTCTTCTACTTTTTTCCGTTGTACGCTTTTCTATCCCTTCTATCTCCGTCGTATGTCCTCGAATCTTCGCGAAAATCTGGGGTTTGTGGTAAAGGTGATGGTGGCTTCCACGCTGATGAGTGTGGCTATTCGGGTTTGGGGTCCGGCAGTCCCGATCGCGCCCACGTCGCTGAATGCCTTGATTTTAGTCCTTTTGCCGACTACCGTGTTGTTGATCTTGTTCGGCTGGCTGTCTCTGACGCGATCGCGCTAAGTGGCTGCCAATGACCGATGGGGCTAACCAATCCGGGTGAGCGATCGCTATGATGGTAGGCGACCGGTTGGCCACGATCATCGGTACCAATGGCGATTATTTCTTCCCACACTCCTCCAGAGCGCGATCGCGATGCGACTGCCCTGCCCTATGGCCCGCCGCCACGTTCTGCCTCCAATTCTCACTCGGCCCGCCCGCATCGGGACGATTCGCTGTTGACAGCGAGTGCGGGACCTGAGGAGCAAATCAACCCAGAGGAAAGCCTGCGTCCCCAACGCCTAGCGGACTACATCGGCCAAACGGACCTAAAGCAGGTGTTGACGATCGCGATTCAAGCGGCTAAGTCGCGATCGGAGGCGTTGGATCACCTGTTGCTCTACGGTCCCCCCGGTCTGGGCAAAACGACAATGGCGATGATCCTGGCGTCGGAAATGCAGGTCAATTGCAAGCTGACGACGGCTCCGGCCCTGGAACGGCCCCGTGATATTGTCGGCCTGCTGGTCAACCTGCAACCGGGGGATGTGTTGTTTATTGACGAAATCCACCGCTTACCACGGGTGACGGAGGAAATTCTCTATCCGGCAATGGAGGATTTTCGGGTGGATATCACGATCGGTAAGGGACAGGCAGCCCGTACTCGCTCCCTGACGCTCAAGCCGTTTACCCTGGTAGGTGCGACGACCCGTGTGGGTGCTTTGACTTCGCCCCTGCGCGATCGCTTCGGCCTGATCCAGCGGTTGCGGTTTTATGACGTTGAGGAATTGGTGGAGATTATCCTGCGCACGGCGTCGGTGTTGAATACCACTGTCACCCGCAGCGGGGCCAGTGAGATTGCCCGACGGGCCAGGGGCACCCCCCGTATTGCCAATCGCCTCCTCAAGCGGGTCCGGGATTATGCTGAGGTGAGGCAGGTAGGTGAAATTACGGAAACAGTGGCAGCGG
This DNA window, taken from Trichothermofontia sichuanensis B231, encodes the following:
- a CDS encoding ABC transporter ATP-binding protein — translated: MATSTDFPASMLKTAAISARGVEMTFQSGRQSYRVLGGIDLEIQPGQIQLLMGPSGSGKTTLLSILAGILTPTAGSVKLLGTEITQLSAKELAQFRLKHIGFVFQGFNLFPALTTLENVELALNLHGIKGRPARLEAQLLLEQVGLADKLSLKPRDLSGGQKQRVAIARALAGHPKLIMADEPTASLDSHSGHAVIKLLQQLAKERQATVLIVTHDPRIMDVADRIAYLEDGLIQPGVG
- a CDS encoding NAD-dependent epimerase/dehydratase family protein, with protein sequence MIQTALVTGANGFTGSHLVKALVREGATVVGWVRPTSNLARLRDVPVSLAYGDITDRAALETAMAEVDAVFHTAACVELGLVDAALMTQTNVEGTRAVLAALEAVARRRPTPPKLLYCSTIGIYGDTQGRVVNEDFQRQQVGFSSAYDRTKYEAQQLVDQAAQAGLPVVSVLPSGIFGADDPHFGPVLRLFLSGRLKFWPGGDRLTGIVHVDDLVRGMLLAGERGQPGAHYILSSGDCSLREMFAILSDATGIAPPRDIPEPVVRLAGNLLEVIGRLFNWNPPLSRERVHYLYDRCVRVDSSKARRELGWQPRSVEATLRDIISQLQAESGHPPDRQSDRPHP
- a CDS encoding STAS domain-containing protein, whose amino-acid sequence is METGKVKVIEPVGIFDRARAGTVRQDINDSLNSDIEIILIDFSGVTFTDSSGLGELVRSYKHIREAGKQLYLCSLNDQTKMLFQITNVDRIFTVYENRAAFEKAHA
- the crtD gene encoding C-3',4' desaturase CrtD: MTAVSHSSTAAGRNPRPTAIVIGAGIGGLTAAALLAKRGYSVQVLEQAWVPGGCASTFRRRGFTFDVGATQVAGLEPGGIHHRIFTELGVDLPDASPCDPACAVYLPGEAEPISVWRDRRLWQQERVRQFPGSERFWQLLDTLFQASWAFQERDPILPPRNLWDLGQLLQAVRPDTLITAPFTLMTVGDALRLYGLDNQWRLKRFLDLQLKLYSQVEADETALLYAATALGLSQTPHGLFHLKGSMQVLSDRLVTALGQWGGQLHLGQAVEQILTEQGRAVGVVVRDRKTGTLRTEYAGAIVANVTVQNLLQLLHPHPDGRKGSLTSPLDRNYQHRVAKLPPASGAFVLYLGVDQAAIPLDCPPHLQFLYDRDGPIAENNSLFISVSQPGDGRAPAGQATIIASSFTDPDLWWHCADYAALKHQYQATALSHLSQFFHLTPDTLIHCEAATPRTFARYTGRDRGIVGGIAQRPSSFGPFGFANRTPISGLWLVGDSTHPGEGTAGVSYSAWTVVRQITAPL
- a CDS encoding pentapeptide repeat-containing protein, with amino-acid sequence MSCRLWTVWNRLRPWLVMALWGLCLWALSPASLTWAADYNKEFLVGADFSHQDLTDSSFTSANLRNSDLSGSNLQGVSLFGANLDSANLTGADLRAALIDNARLTNANLTNAVLEGASAANARFNGATIAGADFTDVLMRPDMEVYLCGIATGTNPITGRQTRDTLNCD
- a CDS encoding adenylate/guanylate cyclase domain-containing protein, translating into MSRQLSTLLGLCKARLSWQITAWVFLSIVAIEVIIFIPSYYRRERELLQQLGEVAVATVTSLKRATMQQEVSTSEVIDKVKFLTENTEILGAAVYDRQGQPVATFGEVPELGYPNFQAGQQEVRQLNAAGTRLDVAWPAAMIDNQHALILRVDATSVPRELMAFAGRITGLVVIISLVVTLTTMVVLGVIVITPILRLRDNLILAGEALNRDEYMAHFHTLPTHRRDELGEVMVAFEQMYQRVWTEIQSRKASEAALRLEQEKSERLLLNILPATIVAQLKESPQTIAQRFEEATILFADLVDFSGLASQMSPTDLVDLLNQIFSTFDQLAEKHGLEKIKTIGDAYMAVGGLPLPQANHTEAVADMALDMQQAIGQFQRTDGQPFHLRIGINTGPVVAGVIGIKKFIYDLWGDAVNVASRMESQGRVNSIQVTQAVYDRLQSTYVFEERGMIQVKGRGDMMTYFLKGKQHGAEVC
- the ruvB gene encoding Holliday junction branch migration DNA helicase RuvB, producing the protein MAIISSHTPPERDRDATALPYGPPPRSASNSHSARPHRDDSLLTASAGPEEQINPEESLRPQRLADYIGQTDLKQVLTIAIQAAKSRSEALDHLLLYGPPGLGKTTMAMILASEMQVNCKLTTAPALERPRDIVGLLVNLQPGDVLFIDEIHRLPRVTEEILYPAMEDFRVDITIGKGQAARTRSLTLKPFTLVGATTRVGALTSPLRDRFGLIQRLRFYDVEELVEIILRTASVLNTTVTRSGASEIARRARGTPRIANRLLKRVRDYAEVRQVGEITETVAAEALELLNVDRLGLDWTDRRLLSALIEQFQGGPVGVETLAAATGEDAQTIEEVYEPYLLQIGYLQRTHRGRVATPSAWAHLGYQPPDQQLSL